Proteins from a single region of Acidovorax sp. NCPPB 3576:
- a CDS encoding UvrD-helicase domain-containing protein, with translation MATTHTTVPLFQAKQIDPTAEQLAIQQSAERTLVIEANAGAAKTTTLALRMGQAWARGVAPERCLALTHTATACQALHAALRKVGVPAPVAQRFRIATFDAFCAEMLADQYEAPVAHHRHLEELRPFVWQAVQRVEDNEHERWRDELLLPTLGDAGFVEEFLATSVWLKGTMKDELEREGGPASPDHAAAIGVGYTQLKVFLAYERIRRRELADEPLFRGPFDATYDLARRLHGGDTAASLPRWPRGVQAVLVDEMHDMNEAAFRVLRELLDTTQCTFCGVGDRDQVIYGAHGADAAFMGDAITEHTGRPVARLRLTPSHRFGKKLAAKAGRLAAKPYDSLAGHDTAVELRPYDDAAHCVDLVAQAAQQWRARPRARMAGFAVLLRHSNQSVGIENRLLADNVPYTVSGFDSYLLRPEVLLVRGLLAVATDNFDSVSEPRTRDKLMRALVFFCGARIVVAGREHESQQALLEDAIRSVTDNPLFLQNFFTHQIVANVEPAMQRRLRKALEVAREAGGQDTLPRLLQALQIDAVIREVFVSRQRRDDALANLAGLCEAAKGFASAREYFLHLNRAEQRQRELRSTASLVLANIEDVKGLEFDHVVIPFLEQGVFPVPQAPYAQEKNTLYVGMTRARQQLTLLCHRMRPGAFLEPLGYAASA, from the coding sequence TTGGCGACCACGCACACTACCGTTCCCCTTTTCCAGGCCAAGCAGATCGACCCCACGGCCGAGCAGCTGGCGATCCAGCAGTCCGCCGAGCGCACGCTGGTCATCGAGGCCAATGCCGGCGCGGCCAAAACCACCACGCTCGCCCTGCGCATGGGGCAGGCCTGGGCGCGCGGCGTGGCGCCCGAGCGCTGCCTGGCCCTCACGCACACCGCCACCGCCTGCCAGGCGCTGCACGCCGCGCTGCGCAAGGTCGGCGTGCCCGCGCCCGTGGCGCAGCGCTTTCGCATCGCCACGTTCGACGCCTTCTGCGCCGAAATGCTGGCCGACCAGTACGAAGCCCCCGTGGCGCACCACCGCCACCTGGAGGAGCTGCGCCCCTTCGTCTGGCAGGCCGTGCAGCGCGTGGAAGACAACGAGCACGAGCGCTGGCGCGACGAGCTGCTGCTGCCCACGCTGGGCGATGCCGGCTTCGTGGAGGAGTTCCTGGCGACCAGCGTGTGGCTCAAGGGCACGATGAAGGACGAGCTGGAGCGCGAGGGCGGCCCGGCCTCGCCCGATCACGCAGCCGCCATCGGCGTGGGCTACACGCAGCTCAAGGTGTTCCTGGCCTACGAGCGCATCCGCCGGCGCGAGCTGGCCGACGAGCCGCTGTTCCGTGGCCCGTTCGATGCCACCTACGACCTGGCCCGGCGCCTGCACGGCGGCGACACCGCGGCCAGCCTGCCACGCTGGCCGCGCGGCGTGCAGGCCGTGCTGGTCGATGAAATGCACGACATGAACGAGGCCGCATTCCGCGTGCTGCGCGAGCTGCTGGACACCACGCAGTGCACCTTCTGCGGCGTGGGCGACCGCGACCAGGTCATCTACGGCGCCCACGGGGCCGATGCCGCCTTCATGGGCGATGCCATCACCGAGCACACCGGCCGCCCCGTGGCGCGCCTGCGGCTCACGCCCAGCCACCGCTTCGGCAAGAAGCTCGCGGCCAAGGCCGGGCGGCTGGCGGCCAAGCCCTACGACTCGCTCGCCGGGCACGACACCGCGGTGGAACTGCGGCCCTACGACGATGCCGCCCACTGCGTGGACTTGGTCGCGCAGGCGGCCCAGCAGTGGCGCGCCCGGCCCCGCGCCCGCATGGCGGGCTTTGCCGTGCTGCTGCGCCACTCCAACCAGTCGGTGGGCATCGAGAACCGGCTGCTGGCCGACAACGTGCCCTACACCGTGAGCGGCTTCGACAGCTACCTGCTGCGGCCCGAGGTGCTGCTGGTGCGCGGCCTGCTGGCCGTGGCCACCGACAACTTCGACAGCGTGTCCGAGCCGCGCACGCGCGACAAGCTCATGCGGGCGCTGGTGTTCTTCTGCGGCGCGCGCATCGTCGTGGCCGGGCGCGAGCACGAGTCGCAGCAGGCCCTGCTGGAAGACGCCATCCGCAGCGTGACCGACAACCCGCTGTTTTTGCAGAACTTCTTCACCCACCAGATCGTGGCCAACGTCGAGCCCGCCATGCAGCGGCGCCTGCGCAAGGCCCTGGAGGTGGCGCGCGAGGCGGGCGGCCAGGACACCCTGCCGCGCCTGCTGCAGGCCCTGCAGATCGACGCCGTGATCCGCGAGGTGTTCGTCTCGCGCCAGCGGCGCGATGACGCTCTCGCCAATCTGGCCGGCCTGTGCGAGGCGGCCAAAGGGTTCGCCAGCGCGCGCGAGTATTTCCTGCACCTGAACCGCGCCGAGCAGCGCCAGCGCGAGCTGCGCAGCACCGCCAGCCTGGTCCTTGCCAACATCGAGGACGTGAAGGGCCTGGAGTTCGACCACGTGGTGATCCCGTTCCTGGAGCAGGGCGTGTTCCCCGTGCCGCAGGCGCCCTACGCGCAGGAGAAGAACACCCTCTACGTCGGCATGACCCGGGCGCGCCAGCAGCTGACGCTGCTGTGCCACCGCATGCGGCCCGGCGCCTTTCTGGAGCCGCTGGGATATGCCGCGTCGGCCTGA
- a CDS encoding DEAD/DEAH box helicase — MATLIPALGACTGRMTSGERRLAERLEQKLEDDYLLWWDVPIGPKQTRPDFVVLHPRRGALILEVKDWRLDTIRNATRERFEIAPEGQLKVVMSPLQQARHCAIQVVNALERDPQLVEGEGPYQGKLAFPWGHGVVFTHITRKQFEGAGLGEAIPSHLAICKDEMFEDVDAEAFQQRLWAMYPHTFGRKSAITLPQLDRVRWILFPEVRVPQQQSLFGQGAGGEGGDSDDDEDARLPGIMRVMDLQQEQLARSLGDGHRVIHGVAGSGKTMILGYRAEHLAQTQTAGAKPILILCYNEPLGVKLAATFQAKGLQDRVHVRHFHKWCRDQLVAYHLLPEGTQRWPVDQLMAEYVRRVIHGVDAGHIPAGQYHAILIDEGHDFAPEWLKLVTQMVDPATNSLLLLYDDAQSIYDRADKKNFSLKSVGIQAQGRTTILKINYRNTRQILQLAHRMAGGLLQPEGAVGGEDGIPLLQPMSCGREGPEPIVIDLPTLPERAARVAELLADQHAQGHAWGDMAVLCRHYSEMEECSAALVRKGLPHRMRKRSGDYRPQEDTIKVMTMHASKGLEWAVVAVLMAVKDKVDGDDQSTTKKESRLVSSRLVSSMSLPHELRIGC, encoded by the coding sequence ATGGCAACCTTGATTCCGGCGCTGGGCGCCTGCACAGGCCGCATGACCTCGGGCGAGCGCCGCCTGGCCGAGCGGCTGGAGCAAAAGCTGGAGGACGACTACCTGCTGTGGTGGGACGTGCCCATCGGCCCCAAGCAGACGCGCCCCGACTTCGTGGTGCTGCACCCCCGCCGCGGCGCGCTCATCCTGGAAGTGAAGGACTGGCGCCTGGACACCATCCGCAACGCCACGCGCGAACGCTTCGAGATCGCGCCCGAGGGCCAGCTCAAGGTCGTCATGAGCCCGCTGCAGCAGGCGCGCCACTGCGCGATCCAGGTCGTCAATGCGCTGGAGCGCGACCCGCAACTGGTGGAGGGCGAGGGCCCCTACCAGGGCAAGCTCGCCTTCCCCTGGGGCCATGGCGTGGTCTTCACCCATATCACCCGCAAGCAATTCGAGGGCGCGGGCCTGGGCGAGGCGATTCCGTCCCACCTGGCCATCTGCAAGGACGAGATGTTCGAAGACGTGGACGCCGAAGCCTTTCAGCAGCGCCTGTGGGCCATGTACCCGCACACCTTCGGCCGCAAGAGCGCCATCACCCTGCCGCAGCTCGACCGCGTGCGGTGGATCCTGTTCCCCGAAGTGCGCGTGCCCCAGCAGCAAAGCCTGTTCGGGCAGGGAGCTGGCGGAGAGGGGGGTGACAGCGACGACGATGAAGACGCCCGCCTGCCCGGCATCATGCGGGTGATGGACCTGCAGCAGGAGCAGCTCGCCCGCAGCCTGGGCGACGGCCACCGCGTCATCCACGGCGTGGCCGGCTCGGGCAAGACCATGATCCTCGGCTACCGCGCCGAGCACCTGGCGCAGACGCAAACGGCGGGCGCCAAGCCCATCCTCATCCTTTGCTACAACGAGCCGCTGGGCGTGAAGCTGGCGGCCACCTTCCAGGCCAAAGGGCTGCAAGACCGCGTGCACGTGCGCCACTTCCACAAGTGGTGCCGCGACCAGTTGGTGGCCTACCACCTGCTGCCCGAGGGCACGCAGCGCTGGCCCGTGGACCAGCTCATGGCCGAGTACGTGCGGCGCGTCATCCACGGCGTGGACGCGGGCCACATTCCCGCCGGCCAGTACCACGCCATCCTCATCGACGAAGGCCATGACTTCGCGCCCGAATGGCTCAAGCTCGTCACCCAGATGGTGGACCCGGCCACCAACAGCCTGCTGCTGCTGTACGACGACGCGCAGAGCATCTATGACCGGGCCGACAAGAAGAACTTCAGCCTGAAAAGCGTCGGCATCCAGGCCCAGGGCCGCACCACCATCCTGAAGATCAACTACCGCAACACGCGGCAGATCCTGCAACTGGCCCACCGCATGGCCGGCGGCCTGCTCCAGCCCGAAGGCGCTGTGGGCGGGGAGGACGGCATTCCGCTGCTGCAACCCATGAGTTGCGGGCGAGAGGGGCCAGAGCCCATCGTGATCGACCTGCCCACGCTGCCGGAGCGCGCGGCACGGGTGGCCGAGTTGCTGGCGGACCAGCATGCGCAGGGGCATGCGTGGGGCGATATGGCGGTGTTGTGCCGGCATTACAGCGAGATGGAGGAATGCTCGGCGGCGTTGGTGCGAAAAGGGCTGCCGCACCGGATGCGCAAGAGGTCAGGGGATTACCGGCCGCAGGAGGACACGATCAAGGTGATGACCATGCATGCGAGCAAGGGGTTGGAGTGGGCGGTGGTGGCGGTGCTCATGGCGGTGAAAGACAAAGTAGATGGCGATGATCAAAGCACTACAAAAAAAGAATCTCGTCTCGTCTCGTCTCGTCTCGTCTCGTCTATGTCGCTGCCACACGAGCTACGAATTGGCTGTTGA
- a CDS encoding class I SAM-dependent methyltransferase, with translation MKSASPSTFDEAYYQRFYYDKKTSVVDPQHMERLGTFVCSYLKYLRVPVRRVLDVGCGIGLWKGIVAQHFPAASYQGVEFSPYLCERYGWQQGSVVDYQASEPFDLVICQGVLPYLSPPDLKAALRNLGQLSRGAIYVEAVSREDYERDIIDEDLTDARIFRHSATLYRRGLQEGALELGGGLWLSRQAEVPLFELEHVGG, from the coding sequence TTGAAATCAGCCAGCCCAAGCACCTTCGACGAGGCGTACTACCAGCGCTTCTACTACGACAAGAAGACCAGCGTGGTGGACCCGCAGCACATGGAGCGCCTGGGCACCTTCGTGTGCAGCTACCTCAAGTACCTGCGGGTGCCGGTGCGGCGTGTGCTGGATGTGGGCTGCGGCATCGGCCTGTGGAAGGGCATCGTGGCGCAGCACTTTCCAGCGGCCAGCTACCAGGGCGTGGAGTTCAGCCCCTACCTGTGCGAGCGCTATGGTTGGCAGCAGGGCTCGGTGGTGGACTACCAGGCGAGCGAGCCGTTCGACCTGGTCATCTGCCAGGGCGTGCTGCCCTATCTCAGCCCGCCCGATCTGAAGGCCGCGCTGCGCAACCTGGGCCAGCTGAGCCGTGGCGCGATCTATGTCGAGGCCGTCTCCCGCGAGGACTACGAGCGCGACATCATCGATGAAGACCTGACCGATGCGCGCATCTTCCGGCACTCCGCCACGCTGTACCGGCGCGGGCTGCAGGAAGGGGCGCTGGAGTTGGGCGGCGGCCTGTGGCTGAGCCGCCAGGCCGAGGTGCCGCTGTTCGAGTTGGAGCACGTGGGTGGGTGA
- a CDS encoding 3-oxoacyl-ACP reductase, which translates to MQLSEQWVLVTGGARGLGESITRALAREGAGVVINYLASDTAARALAEELGPRAIALQADVTDAAAVQRLFAQAQERTGQPVSAVVNNALAQFRFDGDARPQIGDIAWERFQQQIDGAVKGALNTLQAALPAMRAQGFGRIVNVGTNLFQNPVVPYHDYTAAKAALLSLTRTAANDLGPHGITVNMVSGGLLRTTDASRATPEAVFDLIAGMTPLRRVTTPAEFADAVLFFLSPWSRAVTGQNLIVDSGLVKG; encoded by the coding sequence ATGCAACTGTCCGAACAATGGGTCCTGGTCACCGGCGGCGCCCGGGGCCTGGGCGAATCGATCACCCGGGCGCTGGCGCGCGAAGGCGCCGGCGTGGTCATCAACTACCTCGCCAGCGACACGGCCGCCCGCGCCCTGGCCGAAGAACTGGGCCCGCGCGCCATCGCCCTGCAGGCCGACGTGACCGATGCCGCCGCCGTGCAGCGCCTGTTCGCCCAGGCGCAGGAGCGCACCGGCCAGCCCGTCAGCGCGGTGGTCAACAACGCGCTCGCGCAGTTCCGCTTCGACGGCGACGCGCGCCCGCAGATCGGCGACATCGCCTGGGAGCGCTTTCAGCAGCAGATCGACGGTGCCGTGAAGGGCGCGCTGAACACCCTGCAGGCCGCGCTGCCCGCCATGCGCGCGCAGGGCTTCGGGCGCATCGTGAACGTGGGCACCAACCTGTTCCAGAACCCCGTGGTGCCCTACCACGACTACACCGCCGCCAAGGCCGCGCTGCTGTCGCTCACCCGCACGGCGGCCAACGACCTGGGGCCGCACGGCATCACGGTGAACATGGTGTCGGGCGGGCTGCTGCGCACCACCGACGCCAGCCGCGCCACACCCGAAGCGGTGTTCGACCTCATCGCCGGCATGACCCCGCTGCGCCGCGTGACCACGCCGGCCGAGTTCGCCGACGCGGTGCTGTTCTTCCTCTCGCCCTGGTCGCGCGCCGTGACCGGGCAGAACCTCATCGTGGACAGCGGTCTGGTGAAGGGCTGA
- a CDS encoding alpha/beta fold hydrolase, giving the protein MSAPASSPPSAQTSVAEPADHVIATAQGRLFARRWSALSPSPSPSPDGAALPPIVLFHDSLGCVDLWRDFPAVLCHATGREVIAYDRLGFGRSDARTGLLPRDFVAEEARTSLPALRAHFGVQRFVALGHSVGGGMAAHCAAARGGLADSHGGLGDDAGSDCTALITISAQACVEERTLQGIREARDQFRSRGAMDRLARYHGPGKARWVLNAWVDTWLHPDFADWSLAEAMARVTCPVLALHGDRDEYGSIEQPERIARWAAGPARVEILPGVGHVPHREQPAAVAALIAQCLDGLPDGCAARAIDT; this is encoded by the coding sequence ATGAGCGCCCCCGCTTCTTCCCCACCCTCTGCACAGACCTCCGTCGCCGAGCCCGCCGACCATGTCATCGCCACCGCGCAAGGCCGCCTGTTCGCCCGGCGCTGGAGCGCCCTGTCCCCATCGCCATCGCCATCACCCGATGGAGCCGCGCTGCCTCCCATCGTTCTCTTCCACGACTCGCTGGGCTGCGTGGACCTGTGGCGCGATTTTCCTGCCGTGCTGTGCCATGCCACCGGCCGCGAAGTGATCGCCTATGACCGCCTGGGCTTCGGCCGCTCCGACGCGCGCACGGGTCTGCTGCCGCGGGACTTTGTGGCAGAAGAAGCGCGCACCAGCCTGCCTGCGCTGCGCGCGCACTTCGGCGTGCAGCGCTTCGTGGCGCTGGGACACAGCGTGGGCGGCGGCATGGCGGCGCACTGTGCCGCAGCGCGTGGTGGCCTTGCTGACAGCCATGGCGGCCTTGGCGACGATGCAGGCAGCGACTGCACCGCCCTCATCACCATCTCCGCCCAGGCCTGCGTGGAAGAGCGCACGCTGCAGGGCATCCGCGAGGCGCGGGACCAGTTCCGCAGCCGTGGTGCCATGGACCGCCTGGCCCGCTACCACGGCCCCGGCAAGGCGCGATGGGTGCTGAACGCGTGGGTGGATACCTGGCTGCACCCGGACTTTGCCGACTGGTCCCTGGCCGAAGCCATGGCGCGCGTCACCTGCCCCGTGCTGGCCCTGCACGGCGACCGCGACGAGTACGGCTCCATCGAGCAGCCCGAGCGCATCGCCCGCTGGGCCGCCGGCCCGGCCCGTGTGGAAATCCTGCCCGGTGTGGGGCACGTGCCCCACCGCGAACAGCCTGCCGCGGTGGCGGCGCTCATCGCGCAGTGTTTGGACGGCCTGCCGGATGGCTGCGCGGCCAGGGCCATCGATACTTAG
- a CDS encoding glycerophosphodiester phosphodiesterase family protein — protein sequence MKRTSLLAAALCLSALSLTACGGNDDAPPAQPQVIAHRGASGYLPEHTLAGYELAIRMGADYIEPDLQITKDGALVAIHDDTLNRTTNVATLFAQRNGGYKVADFTLAEIRTLTVVPTGTGKTSYPGFTPSATTFQVPTFQEVVDFAKKQSTALGREVGLYPEAKQADPVMEDGILKTLKDNGYNADSKVYIQSFSDATLRSLRTKQTAQNNKMPLILLGVAAKAADGTPRMGVISGSTVTQLTFKEVAGFTEGIGVVINTAAYPITKDYIDQAHAAGLKVHGWTFAQANAATAATEFRSYLDMGMDGMFANYPDLAVAARNAFVNK from the coding sequence ATGAAACGCACCTCCCTGCTGGCCGCCGCGCTGTGCCTGTCCGCGCTCTCCCTCACCGCCTGCGGCGGCAACGACGACGCGCCGCCCGCCCAGCCCCAGGTCATCGCCCACCGCGGCGCCAGCGGCTACCTGCCCGAGCACACCCTGGCCGGCTATGAGCTGGCCATTCGCATGGGTGCCGATTACATCGAGCCCGACCTGCAGATCACCAAGGACGGCGCCCTCGTCGCCATCCACGACGACACGCTCAACCGCACCACCAACGTGGCCACGCTGTTCGCCCAGCGCAACGGCGGCTACAAGGTGGCCGACTTCACCCTGGCCGAAATCCGCACCCTGACCGTGGTGCCCACCGGCACCGGCAAGACCAGCTACCCCGGCTTCACACCCAGCGCCACCACCTTCCAGGTGCCTACCTTCCAGGAAGTGGTGGACTTCGCCAAGAAGCAATCCACCGCCCTGGGCCGCGAAGTGGGCCTGTACCCCGAGGCCAAGCAGGCCGACCCGGTAATGGAAGACGGCATCCTCAAAACCCTGAAAGACAACGGCTACAACGCCGACAGCAAGGTCTATATCCAGTCGTTCAGCGACGCCACGCTGCGCAGCCTGCGCACCAAGCAGACCGCGCAGAACAACAAGATGCCGCTCATCCTGCTGGGCGTGGCCGCCAAGGCCGCCGACGGCACGCCGCGCATGGGCGTCATTTCCGGCAGCACCGTCACGCAGCTCACCTTCAAGGAAGTGGCCGGCTTCACCGAAGGCATCGGCGTGGTCATCAACACCGCCGCGTACCCCATCACCAAGGACTACATCGACCAGGCCCACGCCGCCGGCCTCAAGGTGCACGGCTGGACCTTCGCCCAGGCCAACGCCGCCACGGCCGCCACCGAGTTCCGCAGCTATCTGGACATGGGCATGGACGGCATGTTCGCCAACTACCCGGACCTGGCGGTGGCGGCGCGCAATGCGTTCGTGAACAAGTAA
- a CDS encoding DUF6216 family protein has protein sequence MENAGIGELSKSIVAWLPLALPLILVVMFGWVILRTESWHLLRRRTWQLVHGKGGITDPALQSYVEEQTNLTAFRVFVGVPVATLAEAHTLMEWCRAHSVRLEALRLCGQYFDLETRTIKGSVRFLTIKGNAWGLAAMALLLASLVSSLLVTVPYAGLSLKESGQHFLASESQIRPMWPLLNAPTLKAKDCAKEQDAAAMRLGFLPSDVALLCEMLPKQEFRDFVRKALLEQRIGLFVLIAFILVVAYFAAMVALGCLCARKLLKRQLPPWLPGEQMPLDFDAR, from the coding sequence ATGGAAAACGCAGGGATCGGCGAGTTATCCAAGAGCATCGTGGCGTGGCTACCGTTGGCCTTGCCGCTCATCCTCGTGGTGATGTTTGGCTGGGTGATTTTGCGCACCGAGTCGTGGCATCTGCTGCGGCGGCGCACCTGGCAACTGGTGCACGGCAAGGGCGGCATCACCGATCCGGCATTGCAGAGCTATGTGGAAGAGCAGACCAACCTGACGGCCTTCCGTGTGTTCGTTGGCGTGCCGGTGGCCACCCTGGCAGAGGCGCACACGCTGATGGAATGGTGTCGTGCGCACAGCGTCCGGCTGGAGGCGCTGCGGCTTTGCGGGCAGTACTTCGATCTGGAAACGCGCACGATCAAGGGGAGCGTGCGGTTTCTGACGATCAAGGGCAATGCGTGGGGCTTGGCCGCGATGGCGTTGCTCCTGGCCTCTTTGGTCTCTTCCCTGCTGGTGACCGTGCCTTATGCAGGGCTGAGCTTGAAGGAAAGCGGCCAGCACTTTCTGGCGTCGGAGTCTCAGATCCGGCCCATGTGGCCGCTGTTGAATGCGCCCACTTTGAAAGCAAAAGATTGCGCCAAAGAGCAGGACGCAGCGGCGATGCGCCTGGGCTTTTTACCGAGCGATGTCGCGCTGCTCTGCGAAATGCTTCCAAAGCAGGAGTTTCGCGACTTTGTCCGCAAAGCACTGCTTGAACAGCGGATCGGACTCTTCGTTTTGATTGCTTTCATCTTGGTGGTCGCTTATTTCGCGGCCATGGTTGCGCTGGGTTGTCTATGCGCTCGCAAGTTGCTCAAGCGCCAGCTTCCGCCCTGGTTGCCGGGAGAGCAGATGCCACTGGATTTCGATGCTCGTTGA
- a CDS encoding flavin reductase family protein, with translation MLPTHFTPVPLDKAYRLLNHGPTVLVSAHHAGTDNVMAAAWACALDFSPPKVTVVIDKATRTRELVEASGQFALQLPTQAMAALTVGVGTDSAKARADKLQHYGVELFHAPGHEATPLVQGCAAWLMCRVVPEPHNQQAYDLFIAEVVAAWADERVFREGHWHFGEAPEALRTLHYVAGGQFYATGASVRV, from the coding sequence ATGCTCCCCACCCACTTCACTCCCGTCCCGCTCGACAAGGCCTACCGCCTGCTCAACCATGGCCCGACCGTGCTCGTCTCGGCACACCACGCGGGCACCGACAACGTGATGGCCGCCGCCTGGGCCTGCGCGCTGGACTTCAGCCCGCCCAAGGTCACCGTGGTGATCGACAAGGCCACGCGCACGCGCGAGCTGGTGGAAGCCAGCGGCCAGTTCGCGCTGCAGCTGCCGACCCAGGCCATGGCCGCGCTCACCGTGGGCGTGGGCACCGACAGCGCCAAGGCACGGGCCGACAAGCTGCAGCACTACGGCGTGGAACTGTTCCACGCGCCCGGCCATGAAGCCACGCCCCTGGTGCAGGGCTGCGCGGCCTGGCTGATGTGCCGCGTGGTGCCCGAGCCGCACAACCAGCAGGCGTACGACCTGTTCATCGCCGAGGTGGTGGCCGCCTGGGCGGACGAGCGGGTGTTCCGGGAAGGGCACTGGCACTTCGGGGAAGCGCCGGAGGCACTGCGCACGCTGCATTACGTGGCGGGCGGGCAGTTTTATGCGACGGGGGCGTCGGTGCGGGTGTGA
- a CDS encoding glutathione S-transferase N-terminal domain-containing protein, whose product MTTQPPASSASSAAPAITHPIAAKWPASHPERLQLYSLPTPNGVKVSILLEELGLPYEPHLVRFDTNDQLSPEFLALNPNNKIPAILDPDGPGGRPLALFESGAILVYLADKTGRFLPQDPAARYEALQWVMWQMGGVGPMFGQLGFFHKFAGKDYEDKRPRDRYVAESKRLLGVLEQRLAGRDWIMGDDYSIADIAVFPWVRNLVGFYEARELVGFGDFPQVQRVLDAFVARPAVARGLEIPQRG is encoded by the coding sequence ATGACGACGCAACCCCCTGCTTCATCCGCTTCCTCCGCCGCTCCGGCCATCACCCACCCCATCGCCGCCAAGTGGCCGGCGAGCCACCCCGAGCGGCTGCAGCTGTATTCGCTGCCCACGCCCAACGGCGTGAAGGTCTCCATCCTGCTGGAAGAATTGGGCCTGCCGTACGAGCCGCACCTGGTGCGCTTCGACACCAACGACCAGCTCTCGCCCGAGTTCCTTGCGCTCAACCCCAACAACAAGATCCCCGCCATCCTCGACCCCGATGGGCCGGGCGGGCGGCCGCTGGCGCTGTTCGAGTCGGGCGCCATCCTGGTCTATCTGGCCGATAAGACCGGCCGCTTCCTGCCGCAGGACCCGGCCGCGCGCTACGAGGCCCTGCAGTGGGTCATGTGGCAGATGGGCGGTGTCGGCCCCATGTTCGGCCAGCTCGGGTTCTTCCATAAATTTGCCGGCAAGGACTACGAGGACAAGCGCCCGCGCGACCGCTACGTGGCCGAGTCCAAGCGCCTGCTGGGCGTGCTGGAGCAGCGCCTGGCCGGGCGCGACTGGATCATGGGCGACGACTACTCCATCGCCGACATCGCCGTCTTTCCGTGGGTGCGCAACCTCGTCGGCTTCTACGAGGCGCGCGAGCTGGTGGGCTTTGGCGACTTCCCGCAGGTGCAGCGCGTGCTGGATGCCTTCGTGGCCCGGCCCGCCGTGGCGCGCGGACTGGAGATTCCGCAGCGCGGGTAA
- a CDS encoding nucleotidyltransferase family protein, with translation MHPAIAQHLPRIATICQRFGVRRLEVFGSAARAHDFDPGTSDVDFLVEFADHVPVGLHSFFGTKAALEQLLGRPVDLIEPGAVRNPYVLASINRHREPVYVAA, from the coding sequence ATGCATCCCGCCATCGCCCAACACCTGCCGCGCATCGCGACCATCTGCCAACGCTTTGGCGTGCGCCGGCTGGAGGTGTTCGGCTCCGCCGCCCGGGCGCATGACTTCGATCCGGGTACCAGCGATGTGGATTTTCTGGTGGAGTTCGCTGACCACGTGCCTGTCGGGCTGCACTCGTTTTTCGGCACCAAAGCCGCGCTGGAGCAATTGCTAGGCCGCCCGGTGGACTTGATCGAGCCGGGTGCGGTGCGCAATCCCTACGTGCTGGCCAGCATCAACCGCCATCGGGAGCCTGTGTATGTTGCCGCGTGA
- a CDS encoding VOC family protein produces MFSHVMLGVSDLEVSKRFYDALLGTLGIAPGAAHKNRYFYRSPTGTFAISTPINGEPACHGNGSTIGFTVQSPEQAQAFHDAGVAHGGTTCEDPPGFREGPSGALYLAYLRDPDGNKLCALHRPPKA; encoded by the coding sequence ATGTTCAGTCATGTGATGTTGGGTGTGAGCGATCTGGAAGTGTCCAAGCGGTTCTACGACGCGCTGCTCGGCACGCTGGGCATTGCTCCGGGGGCTGCCCACAAGAACCGCTATTTCTACCGCAGCCCCACGGGCACGTTCGCGATCTCCACGCCCATCAACGGCGAGCCGGCCTGCCACGGCAACGGCAGCACCATCGGGTTCACCGTGCAGTCGCCGGAACAGGCCCAGGCGTTTCACGACGCGGGCGTGGCCCACGGCGGCACCACCTGCGAAGACCCGCCGGGCTTTCGCGAGGGCCCGAGCGGCGCGCTGTACCTGGCGTATCTGCGCGACCCGGACGGCAACAAGCTCTGCGCGCTGCACCGGCCGCCCAAGGCGTAA
- a CDS encoding HepT-like ribonuclease domain-containing protein: MLPRDPRAFLWDVQAAAKAIQNFLQGMDAEAYAANEMAQAAVERKFEIIGEALGQLARADAALAARVPDLAQIVAFRNQLIHGYATIRVHTVWTVAQESLPALITTVAALLEELA, encoded by the coding sequence ATGTTGCCGCGTGATCCGCGCGCCTTTTTGTGGGATGTGCAGGCGGCGGCAAAGGCCATTCAGAATTTTCTTCAGGGCATGGACGCCGAGGCATACGCCGCCAACGAAATGGCGCAGGCGGCCGTGGAGCGCAAGTTCGAAATCATCGGCGAGGCGCTCGGCCAGTTGGCCAGGGCAGACGCCGCACTGGCCGCGCGCGTGCCCGATCTGGCGCAGATCGTGGCGTTTCGCAACCAGCTGATCCATGGTTACGCCACCATCCGTGTGCACACGGTCTGGACCGTGGCACAGGAGTCGTTGCCAGCACTGATCACCACGGTTGCCGCGCTGCTGGAAGAGTTGGCTTGA